One Synergistota bacterium genomic window, AATTTTGAGTAATCTTTAAAGGGATTTACACCATCTTTTATGACCTCAACGCGATCAAGAACCTCTTTGTACTTTCCGTTCTCATATCCTCTCAAGAGAACGTGGTATTTTCCCCCTGCCTTAAGTATATTTTCGAGTCTTCCTTCTGGAATCGGCTGAACTAAAAATACCTCATTTTCTGCTCCGGTCCTTTCGTTTATCTTTTGAAGCATCCAATCGAAGAACGCTCTTATGAAATTCCCTTCTCCAAACTGTAAAACCGTTATCATTTTTCTCACCTCCTTGCGCTTAAGCCGAGCGCTCTTAAGTGTTTTTCTATGTGCTCGGCTACAAGATTATGATATTCGCTTTCGTATCTTCTTAATAGGCCTATGAACTTTTCTCTTATCTCGCTTTCGGGTTTAAGGACAAACATATATGAGACGTGTAGTATCTGACGGGCGTTTTCATTCTCGAATAGGTCTAATGGGTCTTTATGTTCCAGGATATTCTGGGGATCCGCTGATAGGGAATAGAATCTTCTTGCTTCATTGAGCCTTTCGATGCTCGTTTCCCAGATCTTATTGAAAAGTTTTTTGTCCTTAATTCCCACAAGCTTTATGGCTTGAAGATAGCTTGTTCCAGAAGTCTTTATATGAAAATTACCTTTGG contains:
- a CDS encoding tagaturonate reductase (catalyzes the formation of D-tagaturonate from D-altronate): MITVLQFGEGNFIRAFFDWMLQKINERTGAENEVFLVQPIPEGRLENILKAGGKYHVLLRGYENGKYKEVLDRVEVIKDGVNPFKDYSK